One stretch of Lacrimispora sphenoides DNA includes these proteins:
- a CDS encoding co-chaperone GroES has translation MKLVPLFDKVVLKPLVAEETTKSGIVLPGQAKEKPQQAEVIAVGPGGLVDGKEVTMQVKVGDKVIFSKYSGTEIETEEESEKYVIVKQNDILAVIE, from the coding sequence ATGAAATTAGTACCATTATTTGACAAAGTTGTGTTAAAACCATTGGTTGCAGAGGAGACAACAAAGTCCGGTATTGTTCTGCCGGGTCAGGCAAAAGAGAAGCCGCAGCAGGCGGAAGTCATCGCAGTAGGACCTGGCGGTCTGGTAGACGGCAAGGAAGTTACCATGCAGGTTAAAGTGGGCGATAAAGTAATCTTCTCCAAGTATTCAGGAACAGAGATAGAGACCGAAGAAGAGAGCGAGAAATATGTGATCGTTAAACAGAATGACATATTAGCAGTGATTGAATAA
- the rhaD gene encoding rhamnulose-1-phosphate aldolase, protein MNILVAEFVKGFIRLCDDGFRQNWHERNGGNLSYRIKESEVESVKEGFTDKNPWQPIGTCVKGLAGEYFMVTGSGKYFRNVILDPEANTCIIEVDESGENYRIRWGLVNGGRPTSELPSHLMNHEVKKEATSGKHRVIYHAHPANVIALTFVLPLEDKVFTRELWEMATECPVVFPDGVGVVGWMVPGGRDIAVATSELMKKYDVAVWAHHGLFASGEDFDLTFGLLHTVEKSAEILVKVLSIRTDKLQTITPQNFRDLAVDFKVNLPEEFLYEK, encoded by the coding sequence ATGAATATTTTAGTTGCTGAATTTGTAAAAGGCTTTATCCGCTTATGTGACGACGGCTTTCGTCAGAACTGGCATGAGAGAAACGGCGGCAATTTAAGCTACCGCATCAAGGAGTCAGAGGTAGAATCAGTGAAAGAGGGCTTTACGGATAAGAATCCCTGGCAGCCCATCGGAACCTGTGTAAAGGGTTTGGCAGGAGAGTATTTCATGGTGACGGGAAGCGGGAAGTATTTCCGCAACGTAATCCTGGATCCGGAAGCCAATACCTGTATCATTGAGGTGGATGAAAGCGGTGAGAATTACAGAATCCGCTGGGGATTAGTAAACGGCGGGCGTCCCACCAGCGAGCTGCCTTCCCATCTTATGAACCATGAAGTAAAAAAAGAGGCTACATCCGGTAAACACAGGGTGATTTACCATGCCCATCCTGCCAATGTAATTGCCCTTACCTTTGTTCTTCCCTTAGAGGATAAAGTCTTCACCCGGGAATTATGGGAGATGGCAACAGAATGTCCGGTGGTTTTCCCGGACGGCGTAGGTGTGGTTGGCTGGATGGTGCCAGGCGGACGAGACATTGCAGTGGCAACCAGTGAGCTGATGAAGAAGTACGATGTGGCTGTATGGGCTCATCACGGCTTATTCGCTTCCGGAGAGGACTTTGACCTGACCTTTGGTCTTCTGCATACAGTAGAAAAGTCTGCAGAAATCCTTGTTAAGGTGCTTTCCATCCGTACGGATAAGCTTCAGACCATCACACCTCAAAACTTCCGTGACCTGGCGGTTGATTTTAAGGTGAATCTGCCGGAAGAATTTCTGTATGAAAAATAA
- a CDS encoding L-rhamnose isomerase, with protein MTIKERYEAAKEAYKAVGVNTDEALEALNKIPISMHCWQGDDVIGFDGAGGLSGGIQTTGNYPGRARNPQELMNDMGKALSLIPGKHRINLHASYAVFEKGEWADRDQLEPKHFARWAEFAKERGIGIDFNPTLFSHPKAENATLSSEDEEIRSFWIRHVKACIRISEYFAKEQGTPCTMNIWIPDGFKDIPADRTSPRARLKDSLDQILSMDYDKTKVFVAVESKVFGIGVESCTVGSHEFYMNYASKNDILCLLDSGHYHPTEVVSDKISSMLLFFDKVALHVTRPVRWDSDHVVLFDDETKEIAKEIIRGGADRVLLALDFFDASINRLSAWIVGMRNMQKALLNALLLPNETLALLQKEREFTEQMMLQEELKLYPVGDVWNYFCEINGVPAKEDWFEEIRSYEKEVLLNRK; from the coding sequence ATGACAATAAAAGAAAGATATGAAGCAGCAAAGGAAGCATACAAGGCCGTTGGTGTTAATACAGATGAGGCGCTGGAGGCACTGAATAAGATTCCTATCTCCATGCACTGCTGGCAGGGGGATGACGTAATAGGATTTGACGGAGCCGGCGGGCTCTCAGGCGGCATTCAGACGACTGGCAATTACCCGGGACGGGCCAGAAATCCTCAGGAGCTGATGAATGATATGGGCAAAGCGCTGAGCCTGATTCCTGGAAAACACAGGATTAACCTTCATGCAAGCTATGCCGTATTTGAAAAGGGAGAATGGGCGGACCGTGATCAGCTGGAACCGAAGCATTTTGCAAGATGGGCAGAATTTGCAAAGGAAAGAGGGATTGGCATTGATTTTAATCCCACCCTGTTTTCCCATCCAAAGGCAGAGAATGCCACCTTGTCCAGTGAAGACGAGGAAATACGCAGCTTCTGGATCAGGCACGTAAAGGCGTGCATCCGTATTTCTGAATATTTTGCCAAAGAGCAGGGAACTCCATGTACCATGAACATCTGGATTCCTGACGGTTTTAAGGATATTCCGGCGGACCGTACCTCCCCAAGGGCACGGTTAAAAGATTCTCTTGACCAGATCCTTTCCATGGATTACGATAAAACCAAGGTATTTGTAGCCGTGGAATCCAAGGTGTTTGGAATCGGTGTGGAAAGCTGTACGGTTGGTTCCCATGAATTTTATATGAATTACGCTTCCAAGAACGATATCCTATGCCTGCTGGACAGCGGCCATTATCATCCCACGGAGGTGGTTTCCGATAAGATATCCTCCATGCTCCTGTTCTTTGACAAGGTGGCCCTTCATGTGACAAGGCCGGTGCGGTGGGACAGCGACCATGTGGTGTTGTTTGACGATGAGACAAAAGAGATTGCAAAGGAAATCATCCGGGGTGGAGCTGACCGCGTTCTTTTAGCCCTTGACTTCTTTGATGCAAGCATCAACCGCTTAAGCGCCTGGATCGTGGGAATGCGCAACATGCAGAAGGCGTTGTTAAATGCCCTTCTTCTTCCGAATGAAACGCTTGCCTTGTTACAGAAGGAACGAGAGTTTACGGAGCAGATGATGCTTCAGGAGGAGCTTAAGCTATATCCTGTGGGCGATGTATGGAATTATTTCTGTGAGATAAACGGAGTTCCGGCAAAGGAAGACTGGTTTGAAGAAATACGCAGCTATGAAAAAGAAGTGCTGCTTAACCGGAAATAA
- the rhaM gene encoding L-rhamnose mutarotase codes for MIRKSFKMYLNKGMAEEYEKRHNLLWPEMKDMISRHGGHNYSIFLDEETNVLYGYIEIEDEDKWAETADTPINRKWWDYMADIMKTNPDNSPVSIGLKPVFHLD; via the coding sequence ATGATAAGAAAATCTTTTAAAATGTACTTAAATAAAGGAATGGCCGAAGAATACGAGAAAAGACACAATTTGCTCTGGCCGGAAATGAAGGACATGATCAGCCGGCACGGGGGACATAATTACTCTATTTTCTTAGATGAGGAAACCAATGTCCTCTACGGATATATTGAGATCGAGGATGAAGATAAATGGGCAGAAACGGCGGATACACCCATCAACCGAAAATGGTGGGATTATATGGCTGACATTATGAAGACCAACCCGGATAACAGCCCGGTTTCTATCGGCTTAAAGCCTGTATTTCATTTAGACTGA
- the rhaB gene encoding rhamnulokinase, giving the protein MEKYYLAVDIGASSGRHILGTVKEGKLVLQEIYRFDNGMKQKDGHLCWDVEALFHEIKEGMKQCRKLGKIPAAMGIDTWAVDFVLLDGESRILGNAVGYRDDRTKGMDEKLYEIISLKDLYGRTGIQKQIFNTIYQLMAVREENPEYLEKGESLLMIPDYFHYLLTGVKKQEYTNATTTQLVNGETGTWDYELIRKLGLPERLFGELSMPGTSVGPLAKAIEEEVGFNCQVVLPATHDTGAAVMAVPLDPDGKDSMDGLLYISSGTWSLMGTELPKANCTMESMEANFTNEGGYDHRFRYLKNIMGLWMIQSVKKELKEKGEAYSFAELCQMASEEVIHSIVDCNDSVFLSPESMIMEVQDFCGRSGLEVPKTPGQIAAVIYNSLAACYGNTVKELESITGRIYPAIHVVGGGSNAEYLNRLTADRTGRTVYAGPGEATAIGNLLAQMLAAGEFDSLKQAREAVYRSFAVKEYKPGN; this is encoded by the coding sequence ATGGAGAAGTATTATCTTGCCGTGGACATTGGCGCATCCAGCGGCCGCCATATTCTTGGGACCGTAAAGGAGGGAAAACTGGTCCTTCAGGAGATTTACCGGTTTGACAATGGCATGAAGCAAAAGGATGGACATTTGTGCTGGGATGTGGAAGCCTTATTTCATGAAATTAAAGAGGGCATGAAGCAATGCAGGAAGCTTGGTAAGATCCCGGCTGCCATGGGGATCGATACATGGGCTGTGGATTTTGTCCTCTTGGATGGAGAGAGCCGGATCCTAGGTAATGCGGTTGGATACCGGGATGACAGAACTAAGGGAATGGATGAAAAATTATATGAGATCATTTCCTTAAAAGATTTATATGGAAGAACCGGAATACAGAAGCAGATCTTTAATACCATTTATCAGCTCATGGCAGTCAGGGAAGAAAATCCGGAATATCTGGAGAAAGGGGAATCCTTACTTATGATTCCGGACTATTTCCACTATCTGCTGACAGGGGTGAAAAAGCAGGAGTATACCAATGCAACAACCACCCAGCTGGTCAATGGGGAAACCGGAACCTGGGATTATGAACTGATCCGGAAGCTGGGCCTGCCTGAAAGGCTGTTTGGGGAGCTTTCCATGCCAGGAACATCAGTGGGACCATTGGCAAAGGCCATTGAAGAGGAAGTAGGGTTTAACTGTCAGGTAGTCCTTCCGGCAACCCATGATACCGGCGCTGCCGTCATGGCGGTTCCCCTGGATCCGGACGGAAAGGATTCCATGGACGGTCTCCTTTACATCAGCTCAGGAACCTGGTCTCTGATGGGAACGGAGCTTCCTAAGGCGAATTGTACTATGGAAAGCATGGAAGCAAATTTTACCAATGAGGGCGGCTATGATCACCGCTTCCGGTATTTGAAAAACATCATGGGACTTTGGATGATCCAGTCTGTGAAAAAGGAGCTGAAAGAAAAGGGAGAGGCTTACTCCTTTGCAGAGCTTTGCCAGATGGCCTCTGAGGAAGTGATCCATTCCATTGTGGACTGCAATGATTCTGTATTTCTGTCTCCGGAGAGCATGATCATGGAGGTGCAGGATTTCTGTGGAAGGTCTGGGCTGGAGGTGCCAAAGACTCCGGGACAGATCGCGGCAGTCATATACAACAGCCTTGCAGCCTGCTATGGAAATACGGTAAAGGAACTGGAATCCATCACCGGAAGGATCTATCCGGCTATCCATGTGGTAGGAGGGGGCTCCAATGCGGAGTATTTGAACCGACTGACGGCAGACCGGACAGGTCGGACCGTTTATGCCGGACCGGGAGAAGCCACTGCCATCGGAAATCTTTTGGCCCAAATGCTGGCTGCCGGAGAATTTGACAGCTTAAAACAGGCAAGGGAGGCAGTATACCGGTCCTTTGCCGTAAAGGAGTATAAGCCAGGGAATTAG